In Bdellovibrio bacteriovorus, the following are encoded in one genomic region:
- a CDS encoding acyl-CoA thioesterase, with product MFIHRHKVQFYETDLMGIVHHSNYLRFFEGARVAWAHSKGLLDYQQPGTASHFAVLETQVRHVKPTFFGDDLQVEVQAKTDGNRLIFQYRLHGRKGEICALGQTVHVSLGPDLKLKRLSAEIKAVTEKETWTETWL from the coding sequence ATGTTTATTCATCGTCACAAAGTGCAGTTTTACGAAACCGATTTGATGGGAATTGTCCATCACAGCAACTACCTGCGCTTCTTTGAAGGTGCGCGGGTGGCCTGGGCTCATTCTAAAGGGCTTTTAGACTATCAGCAGCCCGGAACCGCCAGTCACTTTGCGGTCTTAGAGACGCAAGTGCGTCATGTCAAACCCACCTTTTTCGGCGATGATTTACAAGTAGAGGTTCAAGCCAAGACGGATGGCAATCGGTTGATTTTTCAGTACCGATTGCATGGTCGCAAAGGGGAGATCTGTGCACTTGGACAAACCGTGCACGTGTCCTTGGGACCTGATTTAAAACTCAAACGACTTTCGGCAGAGATTAAAGCCGTGACGGAGAAAGAAACATGGACAGAAACCTGGCTCTAG
- the pgsA gene encoding CDP-diacylglycerol--glycerol-3-phosphate 3-phosphatidyltransferase, producing MTTTPTAFQKSLPTKITMSRIVMVPFIVALMWPDTLWWNVAAAVCFILASITDYYDGYFARKYQAVSSFGKFMDPIADKILVTSILTMLLAHDKIDVWMVIVILARDNFIGGIRSVAAADQIIIDAKPAGKWKTAMQMIAIPIVIIGNMDPYIPYLDKVGYGVLWVSVILSITSGIEYYLGYLKSRKA from the coding sequence ATGACCACCACCCCTACGGCCTTCCAAAAATCTCTTCCAACTAAGATTACGATGAGTCGTATCGTGATGGTGCCTTTTATTGTGGCATTGATGTGGCCAGACACGCTTTGGTGGAACGTAGCTGCGGCCGTCTGTTTCATTTTAGCTTCGATCACCGACTATTACGATGGCTATTTCGCCCGAAAATACCAAGCGGTTTCTAGTTTCGGAAAGTTCATGGATCCGATCGCCGATAAAATTCTGGTGACCAGTATTCTCACCATGCTTTTAGCCCATGATAAAATCGACGTGTGGATGGTGATCGTGATCCTAGCCCGGGACAATTTTATCGGGGGTATCCGCTCGGTTGCCGCGGCAGATCAAATCATTATCGACGCCAAACCAGCCGGAAAATGGAAAACGGCCATGCAAATGATCGCCATCCCCATTGTAATTATTGGAAATATGGACCCTTATATCCCTTATCTCGACAAAGTCGGCTACGGGGTCTTGTGGGTCAGCGTCATTTTGAGTATAACCAGTGGTATTGAGTACTATTTAGGATATTTAAAGAGCCGAAAGGCCTAA
- a CDS encoding DHA2 family efflux MFS transporter permease subunit, translating to MKKESVLIIVVAVMASLLEIIDTSIVNVALPTMMGNLGATLEDISMVITGYAIANAVVLPVSAWLGERIGRRVYFLGCILLFTLTSVACGLAPNLESLIVFRVLQGLMGGALLPTSQTLIYEQFPKEKAGIAGAIFGMSVMIGPTLGPVMGGYLTDNFGWRSIFNINLPLGLIALFIGMMVIFDRPKETAETDGKPPLDIWGLTFLVMGIGCLQYVLERGEADDWFASRTILFLSMISAVSLPLFVWWELRVKNPIINVRLFLKPLVSNGVLLMGMVGFFLYGVVFILPIYVARTLHFDATQTGMLFIPGSLLTAALMPFVGNMMYKGVNPKWLIFVGLMSLEVCLYLMTLLSPLSAEGEVLRMLFVRGLGMAFLFVPINSSILSQFHGIEMGQVSGLLNLARQIGGSIGIALIGTLLTKKSHQNYLDLSGNISLLNPNVQSQFSSGAAGMGMKMSDAIGMASGQDVALRSLYGRIQNQVFMLSFQQLMWTMMIIFAISFIPLYFLKYKEKTNVVVDSH from the coding sequence ATGAAAAAGGAATCCGTCCTGATCATTGTGGTGGCGGTCATGGCATCGCTGCTAGAGATCATTGATACTTCCATTGTCAATGTGGCCTTACCCACGATGATGGGAAATCTGGGCGCCACGTTAGAAGACATCAGTATGGTGATCACCGGTTACGCCATTGCCAACGCGGTGGTCTTACCCGTGTCGGCATGGCTGGGGGAGCGCATTGGTCGTCGAGTTTATTTTTTGGGTTGTATTCTTTTATTTACCCTGACTTCGGTGGCCTGCGGCCTTGCACCCAACTTAGAAAGCTTGATTGTCTTTCGGGTTTTACAAGGTTTGATGGGCGGGGCTCTTTTGCCAACCTCACAGACGTTGATTTACGAGCAATTCCCTAAAGAAAAAGCCGGCATTGCGGGCGCGATTTTTGGGATGAGTGTGATGATTGGACCAACACTCGGGCCGGTGATGGGTGGTTATCTGACGGATAACTTTGGCTGGCGCTCGATTTTTAATATCAATCTTCCGCTAGGTTTGATTGCGCTTTTTATCGGGATGATGGTGATTTTTGATCGTCCGAAAGAAACGGCAGAAACTGATGGAAAACCGCCCTTAGATATTTGGGGTCTGACCTTCTTGGTGATGGGCATTGGGTGTCTGCAATACGTGCTTGAGCGCGGTGAGGCGGATGACTGGTTTGCTTCGCGCACGATTTTGTTTCTTTCTATGATCTCGGCCGTCAGTCTGCCACTTTTTGTGTGGTGGGAATTGCGGGTGAAAAATCCGATCATCAATGTGCGCCTGTTCTTAAAGCCTTTGGTCAGTAATGGTGTGTTGTTGATGGGGATGGTAGGATTCTTCCTTTACGGGGTCGTATTTATTTTGCCGATCTATGTTGCCCGCACCTTGCATTTTGATGCGACCCAGACGGGGATGCTCTTTATTCCCGGATCGCTTCTAACTGCGGCCCTGATGCCTTTTGTGGGGAATATGATGTACAAAGGGGTGAATCCGAAATGGCTCATCTTTGTGGGACTGATGTCGTTAGAAGTGTGTTTGTATCTGATGACGTTGCTTTCACCCTTGTCGGCGGAGGGTGAGGTCTTGCGCATGCTCTTTGTAAGGGGTTTGGGAATGGCCTTCTTATTTGTGCCAATCAATTCATCCATTTTAAGTCAATTCCATGGAATCGAGATGGGCCAAGTATCAGGTTTATTAAACCTGGCTCGGCAAATCGGGGGCAGTATTGGGATTGCGTTGATTGGGACTTTGCTAACAAAAAAATCCCATCAGAATTATTTGGATCTGAGTGGCAATATTTCGTTGTTAAATCCGAACGTGCAAAGTCAGTTTTCTTCGGGGGCTGCGGGCATGGGGATGAAAATGAGTGATGCGATTGGTATGGCCAGTGGCCAGGATGTCGCCTTAAGAAGTCTTTACGGGCGCATTCAAAATCAGGTTTTTATGCTCAGCTTTCAGCAGTTGATGTGGACGATGATGATCATTTTTGCGATTTCGTTCATTCCTTTATACTTCTTAAAGTACAAAGAAAAAACCAATGTGGTGGTGGATTCGCACTAG
- a CDS encoding HlyD family secretion protein — protein sequence MTKKQKIFSGLGAVAALGIIYFIYEHFMYVTTDNAQVEAHSVLIASKVGGYIKEVHISEGMKVKKDDILFEIDDRDYQNTLRQIKGELSSLEAQKKDLDRNAKRLSELYSKGVVSQQQFDASSTAFAGARAKYEAISAQVAQAELNLENTKVRAPSDGYIAKRSVEVGQLAAPGVPMVGFVDSGERWVTANFKETEIEGVQPGKAVDISIDAFSGKNFKGEVESVSSATGATFTLLPPDNATGNFTKVVQRVPVKIKILNVSPEEVNVLKAGLSAYVKVHKH from the coding sequence ATGACTAAAAAACAAAAAATCTTTTCAGGCCTTGGGGCTGTCGCTGCTTTAGGCATTATCTATTTTATTTACGAACACTTTATGTATGTCACCACGGACAACGCGCAAGTGGAGGCTCATTCCGTGCTGATCGCGTCTAAGGTGGGCGGTTACATCAAGGAAGTCCACATCAGCGAAGGCATGAAAGTAAAAAAAGACGATATTCTTTTTGAAATTGATGATCGCGATTATCAAAACACCTTAAGACAAATCAAAGGTGAATTGTCGTCTTTAGAAGCGCAGAAAAAAGATTTAGACCGAAACGCGAAGCGCTTGTCAGAGCTTTACTCTAAAGGAGTGGTATCACAACAGCAATTTGATGCTTCTTCAACGGCCTTTGCCGGGGCTAGAGCCAAATATGAAGCGATTTCAGCCCAGGTCGCGCAAGCCGAATTGAATTTGGAAAACACCAAAGTGCGTGCCCCTTCGGATGGTTATATCGCCAAGCGCTCGGTGGAAGTGGGGCAACTCGCGGCGCCAGGGGTGCCGATGGTGGGATTTGTCGACAGCGGAGAACGCTGGGTCACGGCGAACTTTAAAGAAACAGAAATTGAAGGTGTTCAACCCGGGAAGGCCGTTGATATTTCTATTGATGCTTTTTCCGGAAAAAATTTTAAAGGCGAAGTGGAATCTGTGAGTTCCGCAACAGGGGCGACCTTCACTCTTTTACCCCCTGACAACGCCACGGGCAATTTTACCAAAGTTGTTCAGCGGGTTCCGGTTAAAATCAAAATCTTGAATGTGTCTCCGGAAGAAGTGAATGTGCTTAAGGCGGGCTTGTCTGCTTATGTGAAAGTTCATAAGCACTAA
- a CDS encoding TolC family protein, with translation MKLNTLTPLVILILCLNINLQALAQSETLTLQKAVDEALGHSPKVQKSESVFRETGWKKTESYAGFLPTLTASGSYLFDKKYALTDVNIGNGPLTIPQIVPTTNFLLTAQWSVFDGLRSMNRYWSAESFEESAKDDFDWTRFQVEREVVVLFYKALAAKELKAVAEQNVRALEDHLKDVRLYKKVGSATNLDVLRIEVQMSEAQSELLNATDNVDSTKARLSEALGEDKDIASVDGALPQLKSDLVSKLEKMNHEGRKDLKALQARAEGFRHQEDAAERFLVPQVSLFGQYQYYNNRDDRFDDYDKFRDAYQYGVMLTWNLFDGMSSISKSKQSIEQKYQAEKTLRQSELKAQRDFDFWKRKFVYFCSVYESRKNDIVKAEESVRLSREGQKVGARTNTDVLDAEAELYRAKAGAVNAQVGAIEAIVNLELSTGEKLVQFN, from the coding sequence ATGAAGTTAAATACTTTGACCCCTCTCGTAATTCTAATCCTTTGTCTCAATATAAATCTCCAGGCTCTGGCGCAAAGCGAGACTCTGACACTGCAAAAAGCGGTGGATGAAGCCCTGGGGCATTCGCCCAAGGTGCAAAAGTCGGAGTCCGTTTTTCGTGAAACCGGCTGGAAGAAAACGGAAAGCTATGCGGGTTTTTTGCCTACGCTGACCGCCTCGGGCAGTTATCTATTTGATAAAAAATATGCCCTGACAGATGTAAATATTGGCAATGGTCCGCTGACGATCCCACAAATCGTGCCCACGACTAATTTTCTGTTAACGGCTCAGTGGAGTGTCTTTGATGGTTTGCGCAGTATGAATAGATACTGGAGTGCCGAGTCTTTTGAGGAGTCTGCAAAAGATGATTTCGACTGGACGCGGTTTCAAGTCGAGCGCGAAGTCGTTGTGCTATTTTATAAAGCCCTGGCGGCAAAAGAGTTAAAAGCCGTCGCCGAACAAAATGTGCGCGCCTTAGAGGATCATTTAAAAGATGTCCGTCTTTATAAAAAGGTCGGATCTGCGACAAACTTAGACGTGCTACGCATCGAAGTGCAAATGAGTGAAGCTCAGTCTGAGCTTTTAAATGCCACAGACAATGTGGACTCGACCAAAGCGCGCCTCAGCGAGGCTTTAGGTGAAGATAAGGATATCGCTTCTGTGGACGGAGCACTGCCGCAGTTAAAGTCGGATCTTGTTTCTAAATTAGAAAAAATGAATCACGAAGGACGTAAAGACTTAAAAGCTTTGCAAGCACGGGCGGAGGGATTTCGTCATCAAGAAGATGCGGCAGAGCGCTTTTTAGTACCGCAAGTGTCTTTGTTTGGCCAGTATCAGTACTACAATAACCGCGATGATCGTTTTGATGACTATGATAAATTCCGGGATGCTTATCAGTACGGGGTTATGTTGACCTGGAATTTATTTGACGGAATGAGCTCGATTTCAAAATCCAAACAAAGTATTGAACAAAAGTATCAAGCCGAAAAAACCTTACGTCAGTCCGAGCTTAAAGCCCAACGCGATTTTGATTTTTGGAAGCGTAAGTTTGTGTATTTCTGCTCGGTTTATGAGTCTCGTAAAAATGATATCGTGAAAGCCGAAGAAAGTGTGCGCCTTTCGCGTGAAGGACAAAAAGTCGGGGCAAGAACCAATACAGATGTTCTGGATGCAGAAGCTGAATTGTATCGCGCCAAAGCAGGTGCTGTGAACGCTCAAGTCGGGGCTATTGAAGCCATCGTCAATTTAGAGCTCAGCACCGGTGAAAAATTAGTTCAATTTAATTAA
- a CDS encoding MarR family winged helix-turn-helix transcriptional regulator, with translation MKTKKKPTDNETSACSVEGRYNGVHPVLKAYFGYCFNKAALKYKSLLMTELEPLGLVSPQLGILKLLHVLGPVSQIALGQDMGIDKASMVKFIDGLEKKKWVQRLPDPNDRRIKLVGITAKGKDAVSKLSELHVKVAEEFLSPLTKAEQAQLKKLVSRLT, from the coding sequence ATGAAAACCAAAAAGAAACCTACTGATAATGAGACTTCCGCATGTTCGGTGGAGGGTCGCTATAATGGGGTCCACCCGGTCTTAAAAGCTTACTTCGGATATTGCTTTAACAAGGCGGCTTTAAAATATAAAAGCCTGTTGATGACCGAACTTGAACCCTTAGGCCTGGTCAGCCCACAACTTGGAATCTTAAAGCTTCTCCATGTCTTAGGCCCGGTCAGCCAGATTGCCCTGGGTCAAGATATGGGTATTGATAAAGCCTCCATGGTCAAATTCATTGATGGTCTTGAAAAGAAAAAATGGGTGCAACGCCTGCCCGACCCCAACGATCGCCGTATCAAATTGGTCGGCATTACCGCCAAAGGTAAAGACGCGGTCAGCAAACTTTCAGAACTACACGTCAAGGTCGCCGAAGAGTTCCTAAGCCCTTTGACAAAGGCCGAACAAGCCCAGCTTAAAAAGCTCGTCTCACGTTTAACCTAA
- the kdpF gene encoding K(+)-transporting ATPase subunit F: MELYLLLGISVGILIYLTYALLHPEKF; this comes from the coding sequence ATGGAACTATATCTACTTTTAGGCATTAGCGTCGGCATCCTGATCTATTTAACTTACGCCCTCCTTCACCCTGAGAAATTTTAA
- the kdpA gene encoding potassium-transporting ATPase subunit KdpA, producing the protein MNTFDSLQFLFFIAVLITLTPPLGAYMAKVFQGEHTFMHPVLGWMERLIYRMAGAPENEMTWKQYAVSLMGFNFLGIMILFLIQMLQGFLPLNPQGLSAPSWHSALNTAVSFVTNTNWQGYSGEITMSYFTQMLALAVQNFVSAAVGIAVAVALIRGISRRSSKSIGNYWVDMTRAIVYVLLPLSLLGAFFLVSDGVVQTLNSYAEAVTLEGAKQILPLGPAASQVSIKMLGTNGGGFFNANAAHPFENPTALSNFIQMLMIFLIPAALTYTFGSMTKARRHGWVVFGVMLALFVSLTSLSLFSEYHRNLALGIQGPSMEGKETRFGVFNSVLFSSITTAASCGAVNMMHSSLTPLSGGISMLNMMLGEIVFGGVGAGLYGMLLFILLTVFIAGLMVGRTPEYLGKKIEAREIQMVILAILAPCAMILLGTALATLTPSALSSLAHKGPHGFSEILYAFTSAAANNGSAFAGLNANVPFYNLALSIAMLVGRFAIILPLLAVAGSLAAKKYSPASSGTFEVDTPLFGVLLTGIILIIGALTFLPALALGPIVEHFLMMQGLTF; encoded by the coding sequence ATGAACACCTTCGACTCTCTGCAGTTTCTATTCTTTATTGCGGTTCTTATCACCCTGACTCCGCCACTCGGGGCCTATATGGCCAAAGTGTTTCAAGGGGAACACACTTTCATGCATCCTGTCTTAGGATGGATGGAACGCCTGATTTATCGCATGGCGGGAGCCCCTGAAAACGAAATGACCTGGAAACAATACGCCGTCAGCCTGATGGGGTTTAATTTTTTAGGCATCATGATTTTATTTCTCATCCAGATGCTACAGGGGTTTTTACCTCTAAATCCCCAAGGTCTTTCGGCGCCCTCTTGGCATTCGGCTTTAAACACGGCAGTAAGCTTTGTGACCAACACCAACTGGCAAGGTTATTCCGGCGAAATCACCATGAGTTACTTCACCCAAATGCTGGCCTTAGCCGTGCAAAACTTTGTCAGCGCAGCCGTAGGCATTGCGGTGGCAGTGGCCCTCATCCGCGGGATTTCTCGTCGGTCTTCAAAATCCATCGGGAACTATTGGGTCGATATGACCCGCGCCATCGTTTATGTTCTTTTGCCTTTGTCTTTGCTCGGGGCTTTTTTCTTAGTGTCTGACGGAGTTGTCCAGACATTGAACTCTTACGCCGAAGCCGTCACCTTAGAGGGAGCAAAACAAATTCTTCCGTTAGGTCCTGCGGCTTCACAAGTATCAATTAAAATGCTCGGCACAAATGGCGGCGGTTTTTTTAATGCCAACGCGGCTCATCCTTTTGAAAATCCCACAGCGCTCTCTAACTTTATTCAAATGCTGATGATCTTCCTTATCCCTGCCGCTCTGACCTACACCTTTGGCTCCATGACCAAAGCTCGTCGTCACGGATGGGTGGTGTTTGGCGTGATGCTGGCTCTTTTTGTATCTTTAACAAGCTTGTCTTTGTTTTCAGAATATCACCGCAACCTCGCCTTAGGAATCCAAGGACCTTCTATGGAGGGAAAGGAAACTCGATTTGGAGTTTTTAATTCCGTTCTTTTTTCTAGCATCACGACAGCCGCTTCTTGTGGCGCTGTCAATATGATGCATTCTTCTCTCACCCCCCTTTCCGGCGGCATATCCATGTTGAATATGATGCTCGGGGAAATTGTGTTTGGCGGTGTGGGCGCGGGTCTTTATGGAATGCTGCTTTTTATCCTGCTCACCGTTTTTATTGCCGGTCTGATGGTAGGCCGAACACCCGAATACTTAGGTAAAAAAATTGAGGCGCGCGAGATTCAGATGGTGATCTTAGCTATTCTTGCTCCGTGCGCGATGATTCTTTTAGGCACGGCTTTGGCAACACTCACTCCGTCGGCTTTAAGCAGCCTTGCGCACAAAGGTCCGCATGGTTTTTCGGAAATTCTTTATGCCTTCACATCGGCGGCCGCCAATAATGGCAGTGCGTTTGCGGGACTTAACGCCAACGTCCCATTTTATAACTTGGCACTTTCTATCGCCATGCTTGTTGGGCGCTTTGCCATCATTTTACCTTTATTGGCCGTGGCGGGAAGTCTTGCCGCAAAAAAATACTCTCCCGCTTCGTCCGGAACTTTTGAAGTCGACACTCCCCTTTTTGGAGTTCTTCTTACGGGTATTATTTTAATCATCGGCGCACTGACCTTCTTACCCGCATTAGCTCTTGGGCCTATTGTTGAACATTTCTTAATGATGCAAGGTCTGACATTTTAA
- the kdpB gene encoding potassium-transporting ATPase subunit KdpB, protein MNTQNSFLNKDLLIPALKDSFRKLNPRVQIKNPVMFVTLIGAVLTTFYVIFHIGSGSKSFELQIALWLWFTVLFANFAEALAEGRGKAQASALRKTRTTAMARLLRNNIETKIAAAELKKGDTVICETGDLIPGDGEVISGIASVDESAITGESAPVIRESGGDRSAVTGGTKVISDRIVIKITAESGNSFLDRMIALVEGAQRQKTPNEIALSIVLSGLTIIFVLAVVTLKAFINYGAGPDSATHEIVTVPVLIALLVCLIPTTIGGLLSAIGISGMDRLIRKNVIATSGRAVEAAGDIDVLLLDKTGTITLGNRMASQFISVSGVKEEHLALCAQLASLADETPEGRSVVVLAKEKYGLRAESLKTAQSHFIPFTAQTRMSGVDITDNGNTRQIRKGAADSVKNYVSSLKGNIPRDLDAIVDMISKQGGTPLVVTENENILGVIHLKDVVKGGIKERFAELRKMGIRTVMITGDNPLTAAAIAAEAGVDDFMAQATPETKLKRIRDEQAEGHLVAMTGDGTNDAPALAQSDVGVAMNTGTQAAREAGNMVDLDSNPTKLIEIVEIGKQLLMTRGSLTTFSIANDVAKYFAILPALFATLYMTSGTPGPLAKLNIMNLASPESAILSAVIFNALIIVALIPLALRGVPYRPLSAAKILRRNLLVYGVGGLLIPFVGIKIIDILITSFHFI, encoded by the coding sequence ATGAATACGCAAAATAGTTTTTTAAATAAAGATCTTCTTATTCCGGCCCTCAAAGATTCGTTCCGCAAGCTGAACCCCCGAGTGCAAATAAAAAACCCGGTGATGTTTGTCACTTTGATTGGCGCCGTCTTGACCACCTTTTACGTGATTTTCCACATCGGAAGTGGTTCAAAATCTTTTGAATTGCAAATCGCCTTGTGGCTTTGGTTCACGGTTTTATTTGCAAACTTTGCCGAAGCTTTAGCCGAAGGCCGAGGCAAAGCCCAAGCCAGTGCTTTAAGAAAAACACGCACCACTGCCATGGCGCGTCTGTTACGTAATAACATAGAGACAAAAATAGCCGCCGCGGAACTTAAAAAAGGCGACACCGTTATTTGTGAAACCGGCGATCTGATCCCCGGTGACGGCGAAGTGATTTCGGGCATTGCCAGTGTTGATGAATCGGCGATCACGGGGGAATCTGCTCCGGTGATTCGCGAATCTGGTGGCGACCGCAGTGCGGTGACTGGGGGTACGAAAGTCATCAGTGATCGTATTGTCATAAAAATCACCGCCGAAAGTGGGAACAGCTTTTTAGACCGCATGATCGCTTTAGTAGAAGGCGCACAAAGACAAAAAACTCCCAATGAAATTGCCTTAAGCATCGTGCTTTCGGGCTTAACGATCATCTTTGTTTTAGCCGTGGTGACGCTTAAAGCGTTTATCAATTATGGCGCTGGACCTGATTCTGCGACTCATGAAATTGTCACCGTGCCGGTATTGATTGCATTGCTCGTGTGTTTAATTCCGACCACCATTGGGGGACTTTTAAGTGCCATTGGAATTAGCGGTATGGATCGTTTGATCCGTAAAAATGTGATTGCCACGAGCGGCCGAGCCGTCGAAGCCGCCGGCGATATTGATGTTCTGCTTTTAGATAAAACAGGCACCATCACTTTAGGGAACCGCATGGCCAGCCAGTTTATTTCTGTATCCGGAGTTAAAGAAGAGCATCTCGCTTTATGCGCGCAGCTTGCTTCTTTGGCAGACGAAACTCCCGAAGGCCGCTCGGTGGTCGTTTTAGCCAAAGAAAAATACGGCCTTCGCGCAGAAAGTTTAAAGACTGCGCAAAGTCACTTCATTCCTTTCACCGCGCAGACTCGGATGAGTGGTGTGGATATCACGGATAACGGAAACACCCGCCAGATTCGCAAAGGGGCGGCAGACTCTGTGAAGAATTATGTTTCAAGCCTTAAAGGCAATATCCCCCGCGATTTAGATGCGATTGTGGATATGATTTCAAAACAGGGTGGCACACCTTTAGTGGTGACAGAAAATGAAAACATCTTAGGTGTGATTCACTTAAAAGACGTCGTGAAAGGCGGCATTAAAGAACGCTTTGCCGAGCTTCGTAAAATGGGTATTCGCACCGTGATGATTACCGGTGACAATCCCCTCACCGCGGCGGCCATTGCGGCCGAAGCTGGCGTGGATGATTTTATGGCACAGGCCACTCCGGAAACAAAATTAAAACGCATTCGCGATGAACAAGCTGAAGGCCACCTGGTTGCGATGACCGGCGATGGCACGAACGACGCGCCGGCCTTAGCGCAATCCGATGTGGGTGTTGCGATGAACACGGGAACTCAAGCGGCGCGTGAAGCCGGCAATATGGTGGATCTTGATAGCAATCCGACAAAGCTCATTGAAATTGTTGAAATCGGAAAGCAATTATTAATGACCCGCGGATCATTGACCACTTTTAGTATCGCCAATGACGTCGCGAAATATTTTGCGATCTTACCAGCACTTTTTGCGACATTGTATATGACCTCGGGCACTCCGGGGCCCTTGGCAAAATTAAATATTATGAATTTGGCATCGCCGGAAAGTGCGATCTTAAGTGCAGTGATTTTTAATGCCTTGATCATTGTGGCGTTGATTCCACTGGCCTTAAGAGGTGTTCCCTATCGCCCATTAAGCGCGGCGAAAATTTTAAGACGAAATTTATTAGTTTATGGCGTGGGTGGATTACTCATCCCGTTTGTGGGAATTAAAATCATCGACATCCTGATCACAAGCTTTCATTTTATTTAG
- the kdpC gene encoding potassium-transporting ATPase subunit KdpC, which yields MKTLWIAFRITLAFTLICGVVYPLMVTGFAQVFYKEKAEGQLVVKDGVVVGSLLIAQKFQRPEYFWPRPSAVDYNPLPSGGSNLGPTSKALKEAIASRPKELAFASGSGLDPHISPESAAAQTARIAQARGVDEALVQKLLLEHTNGRQWGLLGEPTVNVLALNLALDKVSGSH from the coding sequence ATGAAAACTCTTTGGATTGCATTTAGAATTACCTTAGCTTTCACCCTTATTTGCGGCGTTGTTTATCCCCTGATGGTTACCGGTTTTGCCCAGGTTTTTTATAAAGAAAAAGCCGAAGGTCAGCTTGTCGTGAAAGACGGCGTGGTCGTAGGCTCCTTGCTCATTGCCCAGAAATTCCAACGTCCCGAATATTTTTGGCCGCGCCCGTCGGCCGTGGATTACAATCCTTTGCCTTCGGGAGGTTCTAATTTAGGCCCCACCTCAAAAGCCTTGAAAGAAGCCATCGCCTCCCGTCCCAAAGAATTGGCTTTCGCGTCAGGAAGCGGTTTAGATCCTCATATTAGTCCCGAATCAGCTGCGGCGCAAACCGCTCGCATTGCTCAAGCACGAGGTGTGGATGAAGCTTTGGTGCAAAAGCTGCTTTTAGAACATACAAATGGCAGACAATGGGGACTGTTGGGTGAACCCACTGTAAATGTGT